DNA sequence from the Candidatus Methanomethylicota archaeon genome:
CTACAACATAGCAGTGGATGATACAGGAGCATACAGGTATGATGTTGGACAACCAATACTGGTTCAGATAGGATCCAGAAACATAATGATGATCACGGTGGGAATCCTCGACTCCTACGGAACATCAACAATAATAAACCCGGACACAACAATATTCATCCCAATAGACTACCTAAGACTACTACTAAGAACCAGTGGATACACGGCAATTATAGTGAAGACAAACAGCATTGATGACGTGGACAGCGTCATGGAGCTAATAAGATACATGTTTGGAAGTAGAGCAAGCATAACATCAATAAAGCAGATTACAAGCACAGTTCAAGCAGTAACATCACAAATAAGCCTATTACTAGTGGGAATTGCTGGAACATCCTTCGTGGCAGCAGGGCTTGGAACATTCAACATAATGACAATATCAGTATTGGAAAGGGTTAGGGAGATAGGGATACTTAAGGCTATTGGAATGAAGGATAGAGGGGTCCTCGCATTATACCTCTCACAAGGATTAATACTTGGAATCCTTGGAAGCGGCATAGGAGTAATACTGGGTGCAGCCATCGCATACATAATACCAATACTGCTAAGTGGCGGCGCTAGAATCAATGTTTCAGGCCAAAATGTTCTATCCACATACACGCCAAAAGTAACTCCAACATACATATTCATGTCAGTGATGATTGCAGTATTGGTGGCAGTAGTATCATCAGCATACCCATCATGGAAAGCTGCAAAAATGAATCCAGTGGAAGCATTAAGATACGAGTAATGGGGGCATGAATCATCCGATGGAAAAACGATATATAAACGTTTCAACAATGTATGTGTGGTGACATAAATGGTTTCAAAAGAGTTACTTGAACTATTAAATGAAGCCATAGCCTCCGAAATGCAAGTGTCCATACAATACATGTGGCAACATGTACAATGGAGTGGAGTGAAAGGATTAGCTGTTAAGGATACTTTAAGGAGTATTGCAATTCAAGAAATGAAGCATGCAGAAAAGATAGCTGAAAGACTATACTACCTAGGGGGTAAACCCACAACAAAACCCAAAGAAATATTCGTGGGAGAGAATCTAAAGGAGATGATTGAAAGAGACGTTAAAGATGAAGAAACTGCCATCACGCTTTACAAGAAGATAATAAAGAAGGCTTTAGATGAAGGTGACGAAGTAACAGCACACATATTTAGAGAGATATTAGAGGATGAAGAAGACCATCATGACACATTCACAACAATACTTGAAGATTTAACGTGAAAACAATAATTAACCCACATATTTTTTAAACCCTACATTTTTGCAGTTAAATGTTTATCATGACTCCTACGCATAATTAACCCCACAATCTGCACTATTAATAATGCTGAAAAGGTCAATATTGGTAGAAGCCATAGTATTGATAGATAGCTACCTGAAGACTCTATAATAAATCCGAATATTATGGGTCCAATCATAAATCCAGCGTCGAAGGCCATGGAGTATATTCCAGACCCAAATCCCCTAATTTCAGGAGGCAAATCACCTAGAGCAAGTAACTGTATTGCTGGAACCCATAAACCAGTTCCAACACCAACTAAGATTGCTACTACATAAACAAGTGGTGGATTTGGAAATATGCTGAGAATGATGTAACCTAAAGTTATTATTATGGCGCCAATAGATGCCACTGGAATGGAGCCATGTTTATCAGCAATCCTTCCACTAGTCGCCCTCGTCACGATGCTTGCTCCACCATTAATGCTTGAAAAGAGTCCGTAAGTCGCTGTACCTAAACCAACACTAACATAATATGCGGGTAAGAATGCCCATACTCCACTCATGGCCATAGAATAAAATATTACAGCCAACATTGCACCAATGAAATTCAATTTCAAAAGTCTTTTAATATCCTTAAATCCATTTGAATCGCCTCCATGCTTAACAATATCCTTTGGAACCATTCTGCTGGTGAAGTATATTATGATGAGGGCGGTAAAGACGAATAGAAAGTTTATTATGAAAGTATTCCTGTAACCCATTAGGTCAGCCAAATATCCGCCGATGCCAGGCCCCAACAATTGACTTATTCCAAACATCGTGCTTCTCCAACCCAGAGTTTCCCCAACTCTATCCACTGGGGAGAGATCTATGGCTGTGGATATGGATGCAGGCATGAAGAATGCTGAGGCTAAGCCGCTCAAAATTCTCCCAAAGGCAAAGGACCATAAGTTATTGGAGAAAAAGTAAATTATTGCTGCAGCACAGTTGAGGGCAGTTCCAAGCATTAGCGTTTCAAATCTCTTACCACGATCAACAATTAACCCTGCAAAGGGTCTAATAATTATGGTTACCATTGATGTTATAGATGATAGTAAGCCAATTATAATTGCATCAGCCCCTAGAGAAAGCGCGAATGGAGAAATTATTGGAGAAACTATCATTCCACCAGTGAAGAAGATTAGTGTTGAAATGTGGAGGAGCCATGCTAACTTCACTAACTTATCCACTATTTTTCACCATTAAATGTATTATTAGAAATGTAAGGCAATTGTGGTTTAAGTTTTTCTGTGGGTGGAGTGAATTTTACTTTAATGGTACGTACATGCTTGATCTAGTAGCCCTTAAACCTGGAGCTCCATGAACCACCTTCTTGTTCGTTATTGCAAACTCACCTAGGTAATGCCCAATCATCTCAGTGGTTATCTCAACTGGAACGAAATCCTTGCCATTATGTACATGTATTGTTAAACCAACCATTTCTGGTAGTATTATCATATCTCTACAATGCGTTCTTATCTTCACATTCTTACCTTCACTCATAAGTTTCTTGGCCTCCCTAATCTTCTCCAATAATATACGTTGCTGGGGAGTTAACCCCCTCTTCAAGCTCCTCCTCTGCCTAGAGGGGAGTAGTGTGACAAATTTGTCCATGGGCATTTCAAGCAATTGCTGGAGCGTATACCCCCTATAAGTGAATTCCCTTGGCATAACGGTACACCAACAACCTCATACACTTAATGCTTAAATATCTAATAAACTTTACTTCAAAGTATCATTCTAAGGGGGAAAGCAAAATTTTTATAGTATTTAATGGAAAAATGCTTAGTCTAAATATTTGATATGTGTAGGAGATTAGGATTATGCCCAGTTGGGGTTATTCAATAAGGGGGCTGAACCCCGAGACAACTGCGAAAGCTTGTGGTAGAGATATGAATATTTCATATAAGGCAGCATATGAGATATGTAAATTCATTAGGGGGATGAAGCTCGAAGAAGCAATAGAGTATTTGGAGAAGGTATGTAGGAAGGAAAAGCCCATCCCATTCACAAGGTTTACTGGTAAAGTTGCACATCATAGGGGGATGGAGGGAAGGGCTTCATTAAGATACCCTGTCAAGGCATCAAGGGAGATAATATCATTATTAAATCAAGTTAAAGCTAACGCTGAATACAAGGGTTTAAACCCGGATAAATTGAGGATAATTCACATTGCAGCCATGAAGGGGCCTACGATAAAGAAGTATATTGAAAGGGCGTTTGGAAGGGCATCACCATACAATAGGCAACTTGTACATATAGAAGTGGCAGTTGCGGAGGAGGAAACATGAGTATAAAAAGATACTTCGTCCATGAAGGATACAAGAAAATGCAAATCGATGAATATTTAATGAAGGAATTTGAGAAAGCAGGATATGCTGGAATGGAAATGTATAAAACTCCACTGGGAACAAGAATAACAATATACGCTGAAAGACCTGGAATCATAATAGGTAGAGGAGGAACAACAATTAAAAAGCTTGCTGAAACCCTTGAGAAGAGATTTGGCGTGGAGAGACCTCAAATAGCAATAGCACAAGTACAAAATCCGGAACTAAATGCAAAGGTCATGGCATTAAGAATAGCTAGGGCAATGGAGAAGGGGGTAAACTTTAGGAGAGCTGCCTTCGTCGCATTAAGACAAATAATGGATGCTGGAGCTAGAGGAGCTGAAATAATAATAAGCGGAAAACTGAGATCAGAAAGGGCAAACTACGAGAAGGTTAAAGCTGGAGAACTATTAAAAGTAGGGGAGAAGAAAGAATTACTCGTAGATGAAGCAAAAGCAGAAGTTCTATTGAAGCCAGGAAAGTATGGCATAAAAGTGAGGATAATGCCACCAGTAAAAACCCCGGACGAAATCACAATAAAGGAGAAGGCTGAGTCGGAGGAGGGGGAGGAAAGTGGCGATAATAAGAGTGAATGAAATAAGGAAAATGACCCCTGAACAGAGGAGGGAAAAGCTTTCAGAACTTAAGGCAGAATTGGCGAAAACCATGGCTCTAGCAGCTTCAGGAGCCCCTCTAGACAACCCCAAAAAGATAAGGGAACTGAAGAAGGCAATAGCCAGAATACTCACAATAGAAAACGAAGAGAAGAGGAGGGGGAAGAAGTGAAGATAACTGCGAAAAATATAATAGCCCACGAACTCATTGGTTTAAAGGTTAAAGTGAGCGAATGCAGTAACAAAAGCTGCATAGGAATTAGTGGAATGGTAGTTGATGAAACTATGAAGACAATTAAAATAAAAGATGAAAAAGATGGTAGAGTGAAAGTTATACCAAAAATTAATACAAAATTCATATTCGAAACTGAGATAGGGGAATTAGTGGAAGTTGATGGAAACGTGATAATAGCGAGACCTGAAGATAGATTGAAAAAGATAACTGTGAGGAGGAGATGGTGGTAAATGAGCACTTCAGCAAGAAACATAGGAATACCGGGGGTTAAACCTCCAACAACAACATGCAACGACCCATTATGCCCATATCATGGGAAACTTAGCGTTAGAGGGAAAGTTATCGAGGGAACCGTTGTAAGTAGCAAAATGAGTAAAGCAGTAGTTGTACAGAGAGACTACCTATACTATGTTCCAAAATATAAGAGGTATGAGAAGAGGAGGTCAAAAATACATGCATACAAACCCCCATGCATAGAGGTTAAAGAGGGGGATATTGTAAAGATAGCTGAATGCAGACCCATAAGCAAAACAATATCCTTCGTAGTCATAGAGAAAGTGGAGGGGAAAGGAAGTGGCTAAGAGGGGAGCTAAAGGGGCTGTTGGAGTATCATATAGACATGGTGTAAGCGCAGGATTACCAGTTGGGGCTAGAATTAAATGTACAGATAACAGTGGAGCAAAAATAGTTCAAATAATTGGAGTAGTAGGCTTAAAGGGTAGGTTGAGAAGGTTAGTATCAGCATCCGTTGGAGATATGGTTATAGTATCTGTGAAGGAAGGAACTCCAGAAATGAGGAGGCAAATACTTAGAGCAGTAATAGTTAGACAGAAAAAGCCATACAGGAGACTTGATGGAAGCTGGATACAATTTGAAGACAACGCAGCAGTAATAGTAACCCCTGAAGGGGAACCGAGGGGGACAGATATAAGAGGGCCTGTGGCTAAGGAAGCTGCGGAGAGATGGCCTAAAGTTGCAGCCTTAGCAAGTATAATAATTTGAGGGGGTGGAAATAAGTGTACTGGAAAACAAAATCCAAGAAACCTTCAAAACAGAGGAAGGCGATCCTCGAAGCCCCACTACATAAAAGGCATGATTTAATGGCAGCCCCCCTATCACCGGAACTAAGGAAGAAGTATAATAGAAGGTCATTCCCCGTTAGAAAGGGGGATACCGTGTTAATAATGAGGGGGGATTTCGCTGGAATAGAGGGGAAGGTTGTGAAAGTAGATTTAAAGGAGATGAGAATACACGTTGAGGGGGCAACCCGCAAGAAAGCTGATGGAACAATAGTATATGTCCCCATACATCCATCAAAAGTTATGATAACCAAACTCGACCTATCAGACGAATTGAGGAAGAAGGCATTGGAGAGGAAGGTGATGGGAAGTGGGTAGGAGAGGCCCTCCAAAACATTTAAAGAGATTTGCATCACCAGCATTCTGGCCAATACCAAAGAAGGCATATACATTTACAGTTAGACCATTACCAGGACCACATCCAATAGAAGACTCAATACCACTACTAATAATTGTAAGAGACATACTAAAACATGGCGAAACCTATAGGGAAGCTAAGAAGATAATTAAGAGGGGGGAAATACTCGTAGATGGAAGAATAGTAAGGGAGGAAAAGTTTCCAGTAGGAATAATGGATGTAGTATCAATACCATCCACAGGGGAAAACTATCGCGTACTCCCAGACCCAATAAAGGGGTTAAGACTACACCCAATAGGGAAGGAAGAAGCAACATTCAAACTATGCAGAATAGAAAATAAAACCATGGTTAAGGGTGGAAATATACAACTAAACTTGCATGATGGAAGAAACATACTGATAAAGGTGGCAAATCCAGCCAAACCAGAAGAAGACGTATATGACGTATTGGATGTTGTCAAAATAGGATTACCAAATCAAGATATACAAGCTCACATAAAATTCAAGGAGGGGGTGCAAGCCCTAATAATAAAGGGTAAGAATAGAGGGCTCTATGGAAAGATAGATAGGATTGAGGGGCCAGTCCAGAAAGAATACAAAACAGCAGTAATAGAAAGCTTCAATGGCAATTTAATAAGAGCAAACATAACATACGTATTTGCAATTGGAGAAAATGAGCAATTAATATCCCTGCCAAAATGGTGAGAAGAATTATGTCAAACTCAAACCCCATGCAGAAAATTATGATCGATAAAGTCGTTGTAAATATATGTGTTGGTCCAGGAGAAAAACTGGAGAAAGCAGTAAAAGTTTTAGAAGAATTAACTGGACAGAAGCCATGTAAAAGGAGAGCTAAAAAAACTATAAGGGAATTTGGCATAAGGAGGGGGGAAGAAATCGCATGCATCACCACATTAAGGGGGGATAAAGCTAAAGAATTCCTACAAAGAGCGCTCGCAGCAAAAGGCAACACCATTAAAAGGGAAAGCTTCGATAAACATGGAAACGTCTCCTTCGGAATAAAGGAACACTTAGACATACCTGGAACGAAATACGATCCAAATCTAGGGATATTCGGAATGGATGTAACAATAGTATTTAAGAAGCCTGGATACAGAGTAGCAGTGAGAAGAAGGAGGAGGAGCAAAGTGGGAAGTGCGCAAAGAGTGAAGGTGGAAGAGGCAATAGAATACCTTAAAAGTAACTTCGGAGTTGAAATTGTGGAGGGATAGAAATGGGGAAGTATAAACCACCAAAGGAGAGAAAGTTTGGGAAGGGTAGTAGACCATGCGTTAGATGTGGACATCAAGGGCCAATAATAAGGAAGTATGGTCTAAACCTTTGCAGACAATGCTTCAGAGAAGTAGCTGAAGAAATGGGATTTAAAAAGTACATGTGAGGTGAATTAAGTTGACCATGGTAGACCCACTATCCAACGCCCTATCAAACATATGGAACAATGAAATTAGAAACAAAAATGAATGTATAATAACCCCATCATCAAAACTAATAATAAATGTTCTCAAAGTAATGCAGAGAAAGGGGTACATTGGAGAGATAGAATTAATTGATGATGGAAGATTCGGAAAAATAAAAGTCCAACTACTTGGAAGGATAAACAAATGTGGCGCAATAAGGCCAAGGTATAGTGTTGGATATAGGGAGCTACCCCAATGGGAGAAACAATTCCTACCATCAAGGGATATAGGAATACTCATAGTCTCAACATCCAAGGGGGTTATGACAAGCAAAGAAGCTATGGAAAATAAAGTTGGAGGGGTCTTACTAGCATACGTATATTAGAGGGAGGGGGAAATGGTTAAAACATACATAGCAAGAGAAGAAATAGAAATACCGGAAAACGTGAAAGCTGAAATAAATGGTAATGTAGTCATAGTTAAAGGACCTAAGGGGGAGATAAAG
Encoded proteins:
- a CDS encoding ferritin-like domain-containing protein yields the protein MVSKELLELLNEAIASEMQVSIQYMWQHVQWSGVKGLAVKDTLRSIAIQEMKHAEKIAERLYYLGGKPTTKPKEIFVGENLKEMIERDVKDEETAITLYKKIIKKALDEGDEVTAHIFREILEDEEDHHDTFTTILEDLT
- a CDS encoding ABC transporter permease, giving the protein MKLKGLLKLALKQLMERRTRTILTILAIAVGVTSIIALSAQVEGVSNEIFKTLEKLGPNTIIVTVRSGGLFTDVDVSNVKGLSGVAKVAPIFITTARVTGINDRITILGASTTDMQTVLGSINLIKGESYYDVPSPQAVIGYNIAVDDTGAYRYDVGQPILVQIGSRNIMMITVGILDSYGTSTIINPDTTIFIPIDYLRLLLRTSGYTAIIVKTNSIDDVDSVMELIRYMFGSRASITSIKQITSTVQAVTSQISLLLVGIAGTSFVAAGLGTFNIMTISVLERVREIGILKAIGMKDRGVLALYLSQGLILGILGSGIGVILGAAIAYIIPILLSGGARINVSGQNVLSTYTPKVTPTYIFMSVMIAVLVAVVSSAYPSWKAAKMNPVEALRYE
- the rplX gene encoding 50S ribosomal protein L24, translating into MYWKTKSKKPSKQRKAILEAPLHKRHDLMAAPLSPELRKKYNRRSFPVRKGDTVLIMRGDFAGIEGKVVKVDLKEMRIHVEGATRKKADGTIVYVPIHPSKVMITKLDLSDELRKKALERKVMGSG
- a CDS encoding 30S ribosomal protein S14 is translated as MGKYKPPKERKFGKGSRPCVRCGHQGPIIRKYGLNLCRQCFREVAEEMGFKKYM
- a CDS encoding ribonuclease P protein component 1 — translated: MKITAKNIIAHELIGLKVKVSECSNKSCIGISGMVVDETMKTIKIKDEKDGRVKVIPKINTKFIFETEIGELVEVDGNVIIARPEDRLKKITVRRRWW
- a CDS encoding 30S ribosomal protein S3, translating into MSIKRYFVHEGYKKMQIDEYLMKEFEKAGYAGMEMYKTPLGTRITIYAERPGIIIGRGGTTIKKLAETLEKRFGVERPQIAIAQVQNPELNAKVMALRIARAMEKGVNFRRAAFVALRQIMDAGARGAEIIISGKLRSERANYEKVKAGELLKVGEKKELLVDEAKAEVLLKPGKYGIKVRIMPPVKTPDEITIKEKAESEEGEESGDNKSE
- a CDS encoding MFS transporter, whose translation is MDKLVKLAWLLHISTLIFFTGGMIVSPIISPFALSLGADAIIIGLLSSITSMVTIIIRPFAGLIVDRGKRFETLMLGTALNCAAAIIYFFSNNLWSFAFGRILSGLASAFFMPASISTAIDLSPVDRVGETLGWRSTMFGISQLLGPGIGGYLADLMGYRNTFIINFLFVFTALIIIYFTSRMVPKDIVKHGGDSNGFKDIKRLLKLNFIGAMLAVIFYSMAMSGVWAFLPAYYVSVGLGTATYGLFSSINGGASIVTRATSGRIADKHGSIPVASIGAIIITLGYIILSIFPNPPLVYVVAILVGVGTGLWVPAIQLLALGDLPPEIRGFGSGIYSMAFDAGFMIGPIIFGFIIESSGSYLSILWLLPILTFSALLIVQIVGLIMRRSHDKHLTAKM
- a CDS encoding 30S ribosomal protein S8 yields the protein MTMVDPLSNALSNIWNNEIRNKNECIITPSSKLIINVLKVMQRKGYIGEIELIDDGRFGKIKVQLLGRINKCGAIRPRYSVGYRELPQWEKQFLPSRDIGILIVSTSKGVMTSKEAMENKVGGVLLAYVY
- the rpmC gene encoding 50S ribosomal protein L29, which produces MAIIRVNEIRKMTPEQRREKLSELKAELAKTMALAASGAPLDNPKKIRELKKAIARILTIENEEKRRGKK
- a CDS encoding 50S ribosomal protein L14, with protein sequence MAKRGAKGAVGVSYRHGVSAGLPVGARIKCTDNSGAKIVQIIGVVGLKGRLRRLVSASVGDMVIVSVKEGTPEMRRQILRAVIVRQKKPYRRLDGSWIQFEDNAAVIVTPEGEPRGTDIRGPVAKEAAERWPKVAALASIII
- a CDS encoding 30S ribosomal protein S4e, whose translation is MGRRGPPKHLKRFASPAFWPIPKKAYTFTVRPLPGPHPIEDSIPLLIIVRDILKHGETYREAKKIIKRGEILVDGRIVREEKFPVGIMDVVSIPSTGENYRVLPDPIKGLRLHPIGKEEATFKLCRIENKTMVKGGNIQLNLHDGRNILIKVANPAKPEEDVYDVLDVVKIGLPNQDIQAHIKFKEGVQALIIKGKNRGLYGKIDRIEGPVQKEYKTAVIESFNGNLIRANITYVFAIGENEQLISLPKW
- a CDS encoding 30S ribosomal protein S19, with protein sequence MPREFTYRGYTLQQLLEMPMDKFVTLLPSRQRRSLKRGLTPQQRILLEKIREAKKLMSEGKNVKIRTHCRDMIILPEMVGLTIHVHNGKDFVPVEITTEMIGHYLGEFAITNKKVVHGAPGLRATRSSMYVPLK
- a CDS encoding 30S ribosomal protein S17, coding for MSTSARNIGIPGVKPPTTTCNDPLCPYHGKLSVRGKVIEGTVVSSKMSKAVVVQRDYLYYVPKYKRYEKRRSKIHAYKPPCIEVKEGDIVKIAECRPISKTISFVVIEKVEGKGSG
- a CDS encoding 50S ribosomal protein L22, with the protein product MPSWGYSIRGLNPETTAKACGRDMNISYKAAYEICKFIRGMKLEEAIEYLEKVCRKEKPIPFTRFTGKVAHHRGMEGRASLRYPVKASREIISLLNQVKANAEYKGLNPDKLRIIHIAAMKGPTIKKYIERAFGRASPYNRQLVHIEVAVAEEET
- a CDS encoding 50S ribosomal protein L5, with the translated sequence MSNSNPMQKIMIDKVVVNICVGPGEKLEKAVKVLEELTGQKPCKRRAKKTIREFGIRRGEEIACITTLRGDKAKEFLQRALAAKGNTIKRESFDKHGNVSFGIKEHLDIPGTKYDPNLGIFGMDVTIVFKKPGYRVAVRRRRRSKVGSAQRVKVEEAIEYLKSNFGVEIVEG